The sequence CCAAAATCTATTACCAGAGAAGTATTATTTGCGATGGATTCCAAAACTTTCCAATTGGTTACTTTTCCGGCTTTGGCTCCATCCAAATCTACCAGATGTAATCTTTTGATTCCGGCATCAGCAAAGGCTTTAGCAACTTCTAGCGGATTTTCATTGTAAATGGTTTTTTGAGCATAATCCCCCTCAGTTAACCTGACGCATTTTCCATCAATAATATCAATAGCAGGAATAATTTCCATATTATAAAGCGATAAAGTTTCTTAAAATTTGCTCTCCAGTTTCTGCACTTTTTTCAGGGTGAAACTGTACCCCGTAAAAGTTATCCTTATGCAAAGCAGCACTATACCGAATACCATATTGCGTGGTTGCAATGGTGTGTTCACCTAAGGAAGCATAATAACTATGCACATAGTAACAGAAAGAAGCGTCTTTAATATTTTTGAAAATTGGGCTCTTCAATTCTTCAATGGTATTCCAGCCTATCTGAGGAATTTTATTAATTCCATCGGCGGGAGAAAATTTGCAAACCTTTTCCTCAAATATCCCCAAACAATCTGTATTGTTTTCTTCACTATGCTTACACATTAACTGCATACCCAGACATATTCCCAAAACTGGTTGTTTCAAGTGAATAATCAATTGGTCCAGGTTCCTGTTCCGGAGATAATTCATGGCCGTACTCGCTTCACCAACACCAGGAAAAATTACTTTATCTGCCTGTAAAATTTGTTCGGGATTATCTGTAACTTCTGCCGTACAACCAATTCTTTCCAACGCATAAAGCACAGATTGAATATTACCGGCATTGTATTGTATAATAACTGTTTTCACTTTTTACAATTTAGGTCTTATCCGGCTAATAAACTGACTTGTGGCCGTTTCAATATCAACTGCCTGATGTAGCTCTTTAATAAACGCGGATCCAATAATAGCTCCTTGCGCATATTGAGTTGCTGTTTCAAAACTTTGCTGGTCTTTAATTCCGAATCCTACCATTACCGGATTTTTTAACTGGTAGGATGCTAATTTTTTAAGATAGGCGTTCACTTTTGCAAAATCAGTATCCCCTCCAGTTGTAGCAGAAGCACTTACTGCATAAAGGAACCCGGAACTGAGGCTGTCGAGCTTTTTTACCCTTTCTTCCGTTGTTTCAGGTGTTACCAGAAAAATAAAATCCAGCCCATACTTTTTTATGATTGCTCCATATGAGTTTTCAAATTCAAACGCTGGCAAATCAGGCAGAATTAATCCATCAACCCCTGCATTTGCCGCATCTGCACAAAACTTTTCAAATCCATATTGAAGTATTGGATTCATGTATCCCATTAAAACAATTCCTGTTTTCTGTAAATCTGGGATTTCCCTACAACAACTAATTTGATTGAATAGAGCAGCTATCGTCATCCCATTGGCAATTGCCTTGCTGCTGCTTTCCTGTATGGTTGGTCCGTCCGCTAGCGGATCGCTGTAAGGCATACCCAACTCAATAATTTCTACACCATTTTTTGCCAGCGCTTCCATTACAGGCAAAGTGCTTTCCAAAGTTGGAAACCCTGCTGTAAAATAGACATTCAGAACAGGCTGATTTTTCTTTTCGAATATGTTAACTAATCTACTCATCTTTCAATATTATAAATTCATTTTTCCACTATTCATATAAGTAGCCAGGTCCTTATCTCCTCTTCCGCTTAAGCAAATTACTACCCGATCTTCAGGCTGTAAATTCAGTTGCCCTAACACTGCAAACGCATGAGAAGTTTCTAATGCAGGAATAATCCCCTCGGTTTTACTTACATGAAAAGCCGCGTTCAATGCTTCCTCATCTGTAGCACTTAAGAAAACACCTCTGCCAGATTGGAATAAATGTGCGTGTATTGGCCCTATTCCAGGATAATCCAGACCAGCAGAAATACTATGTGGTTCAACTACCTGTCCGTCTTCGGTTTGCATCAAAAGACTTTTACTGCCGTGTAAAATCCCTACGGAACCCAATTGTGTAGTAGCGGCACTCATTCCACTTGAAACACCCATTCCTGCTGCTTCTACAGCAACAAGTTTAACAGATGGTTCATTTAAAAAATGATAAAATGCCCCTGCCGCATTACTTCCTCCACCCACACAAGCAATCACATGTGTTGGTAAATCAGTACCGGTTTGCTCTAACAACTGTGCTTTCATTTCCAAGCTAATCACACTTTGAAAACGGGCTACCATATCAGGATATGGATGTGGCCCAACTACACTCCCAATAATATAATGGGTATTCTCCGGATGATTAATCCAGTCTCTGATTGCTTCGTTGGTAGCATCTTTCAAGGTTTTACTGCCACTGGTTGCAGGCACTACAGTGGCACCAAGCATTTTCATTCGGGCCACATTGGGCGCCTGTCGTTCAATGTCTTTCTCTCCCATATAGACAATGCACTCCAACCCTTTCAATGCACAAACTGTTGCAGTAGCTACACCGTGCTGTCCGGCCCCTGTTTCGGCAATAATTCTGGTTTTACCCAAACGCTTCGCCAGTAAAATCTGACCAACAGTATTATTGATTTTGTGTGCACCCGTATGACAGAGGTCTTCTCGTTTTAAATAAATCTGGGTCTTAAATTCACGACTGAGTCTCTCAGCTTTAAATAAGGGTGTTGGTCTACCTACATAGTCTTTTAGCAGATGTGCAAACTCTTTTTGAAAGTCGGGCTCTTGCATAATTTGAAGGTATTTTTCCCTCAATTCCATCACATTCCGCTGCAACATTTCCGGAATATATGCCCCTCCAAATTCACCATAATACCCCTGCAGATCAGGTGACTGAAAGTCTACACTAACACTACTCATTTTGAAAAATTTAATTGTAAAGCAATAAGGCCTTTGCTGTCATCCATCCTGGATATCTTCCCACTGTAATTATAATATAACTTATACACTCCAATCTGATCAATTGTTTTATTCGCATTGTATATGATGGAAATATTGCCAACAGATGATATGAGTTGCTGATAATTATACCTGAAAACAAGATCACCAATTTTATCAATCCGGCCGGTATGGTCGTATTGAATAATCAGGTTACCAATTTGACTTAACCATCCTTCATAATTAAACTGAATACCCAAATTACCTGCCTGTTGAGGTTGAAAATTTTTATTATACGAAACTTCTCCGGATGCATCGGTTTCAAGAGAAAGTATCTTGCCCTGATCATCCAGATAAATCAGGGTATTACCCGAACTTACCTTGTATTGAGCCTTACCGCCCACATTAATTAAAATATTACGCAGCACCTGTGCAGAAAGATTTCCACAAGCAAAAAGTACCAGTAAAACGATCAGGATCCCTTTTCTCATAATTGCTTTAATTGGTTTATAAATGGTTTTACCAATTCCATATTTTTTATACCTGGAGTAATTTCAAACTTACTATTTACATCAATCGCAAATAAGTCTTTGGCAACTGGATCTGATTTAAATGATTGTAGTGCCTGTAAATCATCAGGCCCAATCCCACCACTCAAAAAGAATGGCTTATTAATATTCAGAGAAAATAAAATATCCCAGTTGAATCTTTTCCCCGTGCCACCATATTCTGCACCCGCAGTATCAAATAAAAACATATCTACCATATCCTGATAATCCTTGATCTTCCATAAAACATCGTCGTCAT is a genomic window of Sediminibacterium sp. TEGAF015 containing:
- the hisH gene encoding imidazole glycerol phosphate synthase subunit HisH, with amino-acid sequence MKTVIIQYNAGNIQSVLYALERIGCTAEVTDNPEQILQADKVIFPGVGEASTAMNYLRNRNLDQLIIHLKQPVLGICLGMQLMCKHSEENNTDCLGIFEEKVCKFSPADGINKIPQIGWNTIEELKSPIFKNIKDASFCYYVHSYYASLGEHTIATTQYGIRYSAALHKDNFYGVQFHPEKSAETGEQILRNFIAL
- the trpA gene encoding tryptophan synthase subunit alpha yields the protein MSRLVNIFEKKNQPVLNVYFTAGFPTLESTLPVMEALAKNGVEIIELGMPYSDPLADGPTIQESSSKAIANGMTIAALFNQISCCREIPDLQKTGIVLMGYMNPILQYGFEKFCADAANAGVDGLILPDLPAFEFENSYGAIIKKYGLDFIFLVTPETTEERVKKLDSLSSGFLYAVSASATTGGDTDFAKVNAYLKKLASYQLKNPVMVGFGIKDQQSFETATQYAQGAIIGSAFIKELHQAVDIETATSQFISRIRPKL
- the trpB gene encoding tryptophan synthase subunit beta → MSSVSVDFQSPDLQGYYGEFGGAYIPEMLQRNVMELREKYLQIMQEPDFQKEFAHLLKDYVGRPTPLFKAERLSREFKTQIYLKREDLCHTGAHKINNTVGQILLAKRLGKTRIIAETGAGQHGVATATVCALKGLECIVYMGEKDIERQAPNVARMKMLGATVVPATSGSKTLKDATNEAIRDWINHPENTHYIIGSVVGPHPYPDMVARFQSVISLEMKAQLLEQTGTDLPTHVIACVGGGSNAAGAFYHFLNEPSVKLVAVEAAGMGVSSGMSAATTQLGSVGILHGSKSLLMQTEDGQVVEPHSISAGLDYPGIGPIHAHLFQSGRGVFLSATDEEALNAAFHVSKTEGIIPALETSHAFAVLGQLNLQPEDRVVICLSGRGDKDLATYMNSGKMNL
- a CDS encoding phosphoribosylanthranilate isomerase — its product is MRAKVCGLNCVQQMMQLDEMGVEFAGFIFYPKSPRYVLKNCSRLELKKAKGSTINKVGVFVNEEPDHLLTLVDECGLYLAQLHGDETPRYCEKIADYISVIKAFRLRDDDDVLWKIKDYQDMVDMFLFDTAGAEYGGTGKRFNWDILFSLNINKPFFLSGGIGPDDLQALQSFKSDPVAKDLFAIDVNSKFEITPGIKNMELVKPFINQLKQL